One genomic segment of Impatiens glandulifera chromosome 6, dImpGla2.1, whole genome shotgun sequence includes these proteins:
- the LOC124943942 gene encoding tabersonine-19-hydroxy-O-acetyltransferase-like has translation MAATKKKIPTVEIISKEMIKPSLPTPSHLRSYQISSLDQMFNLSYVRVVFFYNRPLAGETNDVIVQVLKSSLSETLTHYYPLAGKFVPEDDLIDCDDSGAEFTTAVIVGGDDGVFLGAIENPDIDFLDKLVSKENDDRLKSEEEDVILAIRITRFPGGEIAVGVCICHKISDAATLCSFMKLWSAAAKILISGETSFKELTGPVFDAPRLWPSVPGFTRPSSSLKKEKIIMKKFVFNSSSLTRLKSELSKVEGVDIVPTRVTSMMALIWHAVMNSSSEPPTNHVLALPVNIRKKMSPPLPDNTLGNVIKSVAVANSVGGVTLGVVLGLIKEAIGKVDEEYAKKKGVPLHEPFSKVFSSLSKMNMTIMISWCWFPFYEVDLGLGRPVWMTCLRHAALSDILLIDGPDGGIDALIGLNVETMEKFEKNPNIISFCDHSIAYG, from the exons ATGGCAGCAACGAAAAAGAAGATTCCTACAGTCGAGATTATCTCAAAGGAGATGATAAAACCATCATTACCCACTCCCTCTCATCTCCGCTCCTACCAAATCTCTTCCCTCGATCAAATGTTCAATCTCAGCTACGTCCGGGTCGTTTTCTTCTACAATCGTCCACTCGCCGGCGAGACTAATGATGTAATTGTTCAAGTTCTTAAAAGTTCACTATCCGAAACCTTGACCCATTACTACCCTCTTGCCGGAAAGTTCGTGCCGGAGGATGACTTGATTGACTGCGACGACTCCGGCGCTGAGTTTACCACCGCCGTCATTGTCGGCGGCGATGATGGTGTTTTTTTG GGTGCAATAGAGAATCCAGATATAGATTTCCTTGATAAACTAGTTAGTAAGGAGAATGATGATAGATTGAAATCAGAGGAGGAGGATGTGATTCTAGCTATTAGAATAACGCGATTTCCTGGAGGTGAAATCGCCGTCGGAGTTTGTATTTGTCACAAGATATCAGACGCAGCCACTTTATGCTCTTTCATGAAATTATGGTCGGCGGCAGCAAAAATCTTAATCTCCGGCGAAACGAGTTTCAAAGAATTGACCGGACCTGTTTTCGATGCTCCGAGGTTATGGCCTTCCGTTCCCGGATTTACCCGTCCATCAAGCAGCctcaaaaaagagaaaataataatgaaaaagttTGTTTTCAATTCTTCAAGTCTAACAAGACTGAAATCGGAGTTGTCGAAAGTAGAAGGAGTGGACATCGTTCCAACGAGAGTAACATCTATGATGGCTCTCATTTGGCACGCCGTAATGAATTCTTCATCCGAACCGCCAACGAATCACGTGCTTGCATTGCCAGTAAACATTCGTAAAAAAATGTCTCCACCTCTGCCCGATAACACATTAGGGAACGTAATAAAATCAGTGGCGGTTGCGAATAGTGTGGGTGGTGTTACTCTTGGAGTGGTTTTGGGTCTGATAAAGGAGGCGATTGGGAAAGTGGATGAAGAATATGCTAAGAAGAAAGGGGTGCCATTACATGAACCATTTTCGAAAGTGTTTTCTTCTTTGTCTAAAATGAATATGACTATAATGATAAGTTGGTGTTGGTTTCCTTTTTATGAGGTTGATTTGGGACTAGGCAGGCCGGTTTGGATGACTTGTTTAAGACATGCTGCTTTATCagacattttattaattgatgGACCGGATGGAGGAATTGATGCACTGATTGGGCTAAATGTGGAGACAATGGAGAAGTTTGAGAAGAACCCTAATATCATTTCTTTTTGTGATCACTCCATTGCTTATGGATGA